A genomic segment from Sciurus carolinensis chromosome 1, mSciCar1.2, whole genome shotgun sequence encodes:
- the Tnfrsf4 gene encoding tumor necrosis factor receptor superfamily member 4 isoform X2 produces the protein MRTCVGAWEPATLLLLGLVLGARAVLNCVGNTYPNGHRCCQECQPEDLAWPKKGGTGLCSPEERPAACPQAGLGQPANVPSSAAGSGMVSRCEGPRDTVCLPCGPDSYNEAVNYEACKPCTQCNQTPPAPPGSGSELKKKCTPTQDTVCSCRPGTQPLGGFKHGVGSPRRAGPGIPPPGVTSRVGLPVSSLVRASEQNAAGVFQRPSTRPLAPWGERQPHRPQLQVPPGSGLTCVVFAADCAPCPPGYFSPGDNKACRPWTNCTSTGRRTLQPGSRSSDTLCENRTSPGTLPWETQGPTARPTTAPATVALPGTSLGPSTPPSEAPRGLPLAAVLGLGLSLLAPLAALLALHLHRRAWRPPGAPKPPASGPPFKRSKLMHTPPWPRFEQHLGGGLCGAVHPPVPSTPF, from the exons ATGAGGACGTGCGTGGGGGCTTGGGAGCCCGCCACCCTTCTGCTCCTGGGGCTTGTGCTTGGAGCCAGGGCTGTGCTGAACTGTGTCGGAAACACCTATCCCAACGGCCACAGGTGCTGCCAAGAGTGCCAGCCAG AGGACCTGGCCTGGCCTAAAAAGGGAGGTACGGGTCTGTGCAGCCCAGAGGAGCGGCCGGCTGCGTGCCCACAGGCCGGCCTGGGTCAGCCTGCCAATGTGCCGAGCTCTGCTGCAGGCAGTGGGATGGTGAGCCGCTGTGAAGGACCCAGGGACACCGTGTGCCTCCCCTGCGGCCCCGACTCCTACAACGAGGCGGTCAACTACGAGGCCTGCAAGCCCTGCACACAGTGCAACCAGA CCCCACCTGCACCCCCAGGAAGTGGGAGTGAGCTCAAGAAGAAGTGCACGCCCACGCAGGACACCGTCTGCAGCTGCAGGCCGGGCACTCAGCCCCTGGGTGGCTTTAAGCATGGAGTCG GGTCTCCCCGTCGGGCTGGACCAGGAATCCCTCCCCCAGGAGTCACATCAAGAGTGGGGCTCCCTGTCAGCTCCCTGGTCAGGGCCAGCGAGCAGAATGCAGCAGGGGTCTTCCAGAGGCCTTCCACCCGCCCGCTTGCCCCGTGGGGTGAGCGCCAGCCCCACAGGCCCCAACTCCAGGTGCCTCCTGGGTCAGGGCTCACCTGCGTAGTCTTTGCTGCAGACTGTGCCCCCTGCCCTCCTGGCTACTTCTCCCCAGGCGACAACAAGGCCTGCAGGCCCTGGACCAA CTGCACCTCGACTGGGAGGCGCACCCTACAGCCAGGCAGCAGGAGCTCAGACACCCTCTGCGAGAACAGGACTTCCCCCGGAACACTGCCCTGGGAGACCCAGGGCCCCACAGCCAGGCCCACCACTGCCCCGGCCACTGTAGCCCTGCCCGGGACTTCTCTAGGGCCCTCCACACCCCCCTCAGAGGCCCCCAGGG GTCTCCCGCTGGCTGCTGTCCTGGGCCTGGGCTTAAGCCTCCTGGCCCCTCTGGCTGCCCTACTGGCCCTGCACCTGCACAGAAGGGCCTGGAGGCCACCCGGTGCCCCCAAGCCTCCCG CTTCCGGACCCCCATTCAAGAGGAGCAAGCTGATGCACACTCCACCCTGGCCAAGATTTGAGCAGCATCTTGGGGGTGGGCTTTGTGGGGCAGTCCACCCACCAGTACCCTCCACACCGTTCTAG
- the Tnfrsf4 gene encoding tumor necrosis factor receptor superfamily member 4 isoform X13, which yields MRTCVGAWEPATLLLLGLVLGARAVLNCVGNTYPNGHRCCQECQPEDLAWPKKGGTGLCSPEERPAACPQAGLGQPANVPSSAAGSGMVSRCEGPRDTVCLPCGPDSYNEAVNYEACKPCTQCNQTWAGPASSTAPPAPPGSGSELKKKCTPTQDTVCSCRPGTQPLGGFKHGVGSPRRAGPGIPPPGVTSRVGLPVSSLVRASEQNAAGVFQRPSTRPLAPWGERQPHRPQLQVPPGSGLTCVVFAADCAPCPPGYFSPGDNKACRPWTKSPAGCCPGPGLKPPGPSGCPTGPAPAQKGLEATRCPQASRFRTPIQEEQADAHSTLAKI from the exons ATGAGGACGTGCGTGGGGGCTTGGGAGCCCGCCACCCTTCTGCTCCTGGGGCTTGTGCTTGGAGCCAGGGCTGTGCTGAACTGTGTCGGAAACACCTATCCCAACGGCCACAGGTGCTGCCAAGAGTGCCAGCCAG AGGACCTGGCCTGGCCTAAAAAGGGAGGTACGGGTCTGTGCAGCCCAGAGGAGCGGCCGGCTGCGTGCCCACAGGCCGGCCTGGGTCAGCCTGCCAATGTGCCGAGCTCTGCTGCAGGCAGTGGGATGGTGAGCCGCTGTGAAGGACCCAGGGACACCGTGTGCCTCCCCTGCGGCCCCGACTCCTACAACGAGGCGGTCAACTACGAGGCCTGCAAGCCCTGCACACAGTGCAACCAGA CCTgggcaggcccagcctcctccacaGCCCCACCTGCACCCCCAGGAAGTGGGAGTGAGCTCAAGAAGAAGTGCACGCCCACGCAGGACACCGTCTGCAGCTGCAGGCCGGGCACTCAGCCCCTGGGTGGCTTTAAGCATGGAGTCG GGTCTCCCCGTCGGGCTGGACCAGGAATCCCTCCCCCAGGAGTCACATCAAGAGTGGGGCTCCCTGTCAGCTCCCTGGTCAGGGCCAGCGAGCAGAATGCAGCAGGGGTCTTCCAGAGGCCTTCCACCCGCCCGCTTGCCCCGTGGGGTGAGCGCCAGCCCCACAGGCCCCAACTCCAGGTGCCTCCTGGGTCAGGGCTCACCTGCGTAGTCTTTGCTGCAGACTGTGCCCCCTGCCCTCCTGGCTACTTCTCCCCAGGCGACAACAAGGCCTGCAGGCCCTGGACCAA GTCTCCCGCTGGCTGCTGTCCTGGGCCTGGGCTTAAGCCTCCTGGCCCCTCTGGCTGCCCTACTGGCCCTGCACCTGCACAGAAGGGCCTGGAGGCCACCCGGTGCCCCCAAGCCTCCCG CTTCCGGACCCCCATTCAAGAGGAGCAAGCTGATGCACACTCCACCCTGGCCAAGATTTGA
- the Tnfrsf4 gene encoding tumor necrosis factor receptor superfamily member 4 isoform X18: MRTCVGAWEPATLLLLGLVLGARAVLNCVGNTYPNGHRCCQECQPEDLAWPKKGGTGLCSPEERPAACPQAGLGQPANVPSSAAGSGMVSRCEGPRDTVCLPCGPDSYNEAVNYEACKPCTQCNQTWAGPASSTAPPAPPGSGSELKKKCTPTQDTVCSCRPGTQPLGGFKHGVDCAPCPPGYFSPGDNKACRPWTKSPAGCCPGPGLKPPGPSGCPTGPAPAQKGLEATRCPQASRFRTPIQEEQADAHSTLAKI, translated from the exons ATGAGGACGTGCGTGGGGGCTTGGGAGCCCGCCACCCTTCTGCTCCTGGGGCTTGTGCTTGGAGCCAGGGCTGTGCTGAACTGTGTCGGAAACACCTATCCCAACGGCCACAGGTGCTGCCAAGAGTGCCAGCCAG AGGACCTGGCCTGGCCTAAAAAGGGAGGTACGGGTCTGTGCAGCCCAGAGGAGCGGCCGGCTGCGTGCCCACAGGCCGGCCTGGGTCAGCCTGCCAATGTGCCGAGCTCTGCTGCAGGCAGTGGGATGGTGAGCCGCTGTGAAGGACCCAGGGACACCGTGTGCCTCCCCTGCGGCCCCGACTCCTACAACGAGGCGGTCAACTACGAGGCCTGCAAGCCCTGCACACAGTGCAACCAGA CCTgggcaggcccagcctcctccacaGCCCCACCTGCACCCCCAGGAAGTGGGAGTGAGCTCAAGAAGAAGTGCACGCCCACGCAGGACACCGTCTGCAGCTGCAGGCCGGGCACTCAGCCCCTGGGTGGCTTTAAGCATGGAGTCG ACTGTGCCCCCTGCCCTCCTGGCTACTTCTCCCCAGGCGACAACAAGGCCTGCAGGCCCTGGACCAA GTCTCCCGCTGGCTGCTGTCCTGGGCCTGGGCTTAAGCCTCCTGGCCCCTCTGGCTGCCCTACTGGCCCTGCACCTGCACAGAAGGGCCTGGAGGCCACCCGGTGCCCCCAAGCCTCCCG CTTCCGGACCCCCATTCAAGAGGAGCAAGCTGATGCACACTCCACCCTGGCCAAGATTTGA
- the Tnfrsf4 gene encoding tumor necrosis factor receptor superfamily member 4 isoform X19 has protein sequence MRTCVGAWEPATLLLLGLVLGARAVLNCVGNTYPNGHRCCQECQPEDLAWPKKGGTGLCSPEERPAACPQAGLGQPANVPSSAAGSGMVSRCEGPRDTVCLPCGPDSYNEAVNYEACKPCTQCNQTWAGPASSTAPPAPPGSGSELKKKCTPTQDTVCSCRPGTQPLGGFKHGVGDNKACRPWTKSPAGCCPGPGLKPPGPSGCPTGPAPAQKGLEATRCPQASRFRTPIQEEQADAHSTLAKI, from the exons ATGAGGACGTGCGTGGGGGCTTGGGAGCCCGCCACCCTTCTGCTCCTGGGGCTTGTGCTTGGAGCCAGGGCTGTGCTGAACTGTGTCGGAAACACCTATCCCAACGGCCACAGGTGCTGCCAAGAGTGCCAGCCAG AGGACCTGGCCTGGCCTAAAAAGGGAGGTACGGGTCTGTGCAGCCCAGAGGAGCGGCCGGCTGCGTGCCCACAGGCCGGCCTGGGTCAGCCTGCCAATGTGCCGAGCTCTGCTGCAGGCAGTGGGATGGTGAGCCGCTGTGAAGGACCCAGGGACACCGTGTGCCTCCCCTGCGGCCCCGACTCCTACAACGAGGCGGTCAACTACGAGGCCTGCAAGCCCTGCACACAGTGCAACCAGA CCTgggcaggcccagcctcctccacaGCCCCACCTGCACCCCCAGGAAGTGGGAGTGAGCTCAAGAAGAAGTGCACGCCCACGCAGGACACCGTCTGCAGCTGCAGGCCGGGCACTCAGCCCCTGGGTGGCTTTAAGCATGGAGTCG GCGACAACAAGGCCTGCAGGCCCTGGACCAA GTCTCCCGCTGGCTGCTGTCCTGGGCCTGGGCTTAAGCCTCCTGGCCCCTCTGGCTGCCCTACTGGCCCTGCACCTGCACAGAAGGGCCTGGAGGCCACCCGGTGCCCCCAAGCCTCCCG CTTCCGGACCCCCATTCAAGAGGAGCAAGCTGATGCACACTCCACCCTGGCCAAGATTTGA
- the Tnfrsf4 gene encoding tumor necrosis factor receptor superfamily member 4 isoform X3, giving the protein MRTCVGAWEPATLLLLGLVLGARAVLNCVGNTYPNGHRCCQECQPEDLAWPKKGGTGLCSPEERPAACPQAGLGQPANVPSSAAGSGMVSRCEGPRDTVCLPCGPDSYNEAVNYEACKPCTQCNQTWAGPASSTAPPAPPGSGSELKKKCTPTQDTVCSCRPGTQPLGGFKHGVGVTSRVGLPVSSLVRASEQNAAGVFQRPSTRPLAPWGERQPHRPQLQVPPGSGLTCVVFAADCAPCPPGYFSPGDNKACRPWTNCTSTGRRTLQPGSRSSDTLCENRTSPGTLPWETQGPTARPTTAPATVALPGTSLGPSTPPSEAPRGLPLAAVLGLGLSLLAPLAALLALHLHRRAWRPPGAPKPPASGPPFKRSKLMHTPPWPRFEQHLGGGLCGAVHPPVPSTPF; this is encoded by the exons ATGAGGACGTGCGTGGGGGCTTGGGAGCCCGCCACCCTTCTGCTCCTGGGGCTTGTGCTTGGAGCCAGGGCTGTGCTGAACTGTGTCGGAAACACCTATCCCAACGGCCACAGGTGCTGCCAAGAGTGCCAGCCAG AGGACCTGGCCTGGCCTAAAAAGGGAGGTACGGGTCTGTGCAGCCCAGAGGAGCGGCCGGCTGCGTGCCCACAGGCCGGCCTGGGTCAGCCTGCCAATGTGCCGAGCTCTGCTGCAGGCAGTGGGATGGTGAGCCGCTGTGAAGGACCCAGGGACACCGTGTGCCTCCCCTGCGGCCCCGACTCCTACAACGAGGCGGTCAACTACGAGGCCTGCAAGCCCTGCACACAGTGCAACCAGA CCTgggcaggcccagcctcctccacaGCCCCACCTGCACCCCCAGGAAGTGGGAGTGAGCTCAAGAAGAAGTGCACGCCCACGCAGGACACCGTCTGCAGCTGCAGGCCGGGCACTCAGCCCCTGGGTGGCTTTAAGCATGGAGTCG GAGTCACATCAAGAGTGGGGCTCCCTGTCAGCTCCCTGGTCAGGGCCAGCGAGCAGAATGCAGCAGGGGTCTTCCAGAGGCCTTCCACCCGCCCGCTTGCCCCGTGGGGTGAGCGCCAGCCCCACAGGCCCCAACTCCAGGTGCCTCCTGGGTCAGGGCTCACCTGCGTAGTCTTTGCTGCAGACTGTGCCCCCTGCCCTCCTGGCTACTTCTCCCCAGGCGACAACAAGGCCTGCAGGCCCTGGACCAA CTGCACCTCGACTGGGAGGCGCACCCTACAGCCAGGCAGCAGGAGCTCAGACACCCTCTGCGAGAACAGGACTTCCCCCGGAACACTGCCCTGGGAGACCCAGGGCCCCACAGCCAGGCCCACCACTGCCCCGGCCACTGTAGCCCTGCCCGGGACTTCTCTAGGGCCCTCCACACCCCCCTCAGAGGCCCCCAGGG GTCTCCCGCTGGCTGCTGTCCTGGGCCTGGGCTTAAGCCTCCTGGCCCCTCTGGCTGCCCTACTGGCCCTGCACCTGCACAGAAGGGCCTGGAGGCCACCCGGTGCCCCCAAGCCTCCCG CTTCCGGACCCCCATTCAAGAGGAGCAAGCTGATGCACACTCCACCCTGGCCAAGATTTGAGCAGCATCTTGGGGGTGGGCTTTGTGGGGCAGTCCACCCACCAGTACCCTCCACACCGTTCTAG
- the Tnfrsf4 gene encoding tumor necrosis factor receptor superfamily member 4 isoform X8 has product MRTCVGAWEPATLLLLGLVLGARAVLNCVGNTYPNGHRCCQECQPEDLAWPKKGGTGLCSPEERPAACPQAGLGQPANVPSSAAGSGMVSRCEGPRDTVCLPCGPDSYNEAVNYEACKPCTQCNQTWAGPASSTAPPAPPGSGSELKKKCTPTQDTVCSCRPGTQPLGGFKHGVGLTCVVFAADCAPCPPGYFSPGDNKACRPWTNCTSTGRRTLQPGSRSSDTLCENRTSPGTLPWETQGPTARPTTAPATVALPGTSLGPSTPPSEAPRGLPLAAVLGLGLSLLAPLAALLALHLHRRAWRPPGAPKPPASGPPFKRSKLMHTPPWPRFEQHLGGGLCGAVHPPVPSTPF; this is encoded by the exons ATGAGGACGTGCGTGGGGGCTTGGGAGCCCGCCACCCTTCTGCTCCTGGGGCTTGTGCTTGGAGCCAGGGCTGTGCTGAACTGTGTCGGAAACACCTATCCCAACGGCCACAGGTGCTGCCAAGAGTGCCAGCCAG AGGACCTGGCCTGGCCTAAAAAGGGAGGTACGGGTCTGTGCAGCCCAGAGGAGCGGCCGGCTGCGTGCCCACAGGCCGGCCTGGGTCAGCCTGCCAATGTGCCGAGCTCTGCTGCAGGCAGTGGGATGGTGAGCCGCTGTGAAGGACCCAGGGACACCGTGTGCCTCCCCTGCGGCCCCGACTCCTACAACGAGGCGGTCAACTACGAGGCCTGCAAGCCCTGCACACAGTGCAACCAGA CCTgggcaggcccagcctcctccacaGCCCCACCTGCACCCCCAGGAAGTGGGAGTGAGCTCAAGAAGAAGTGCACGCCCACGCAGGACACCGTCTGCAGCTGCAGGCCGGGCACTCAGCCCCTGGGTGGCTTTAAGCATGGAGTCG GGCTCACCTGCGTAGTCTTTGCTGCAGACTGTGCCCCCTGCCCTCCTGGCTACTTCTCCCCAGGCGACAACAAGGCCTGCAGGCCCTGGACCAA CTGCACCTCGACTGGGAGGCGCACCCTACAGCCAGGCAGCAGGAGCTCAGACACCCTCTGCGAGAACAGGACTTCCCCCGGAACACTGCCCTGGGAGACCCAGGGCCCCACAGCCAGGCCCACCACTGCCCCGGCCACTGTAGCCCTGCCCGGGACTTCTCTAGGGCCCTCCACACCCCCCTCAGAGGCCCCCAGGG GTCTCCCGCTGGCTGCTGTCCTGGGCCTGGGCTTAAGCCTCCTGGCCCCTCTGGCTGCCCTACTGGCCCTGCACCTGCACAGAAGGGCCTGGAGGCCACCCGGTGCCCCCAAGCCTCCCG CTTCCGGACCCCCATTCAAGAGGAGCAAGCTGATGCACACTCCACCCTGGCCAAGATTTGAGCAGCATCTTGGGGGTGGGCTTTGTGGGGCAGTCCACCCACCAGTACCCTCCACACCGTTCTAG
- the Tnfrsf4 gene encoding tumor necrosis factor receptor superfamily member 4 isoform X9 — protein MRTCVGAWEPATLLLLGLVLGARAVLNCVGNTYPNGHRCCQECQPEDLAWPKKGGTGLCSPEERPAACPQAGLGQPANVPSSAAGSGMVSRCEGPRDTVCLPCGPDSYNEAVNYEACKPCTQCNQTWAGPASSTAPPAPPGSGSELKKKCTPTQDTVCSCRPGTQPLGGFKHGVDCAPCPPGYFSPGDNKACRPWTNCTSTGRRTLQPGSRSSDTLCENRTSPGTLPWETQGPTARPTTAPATVALPGTSLGPSTPPSEAPRGLPLAAVLGLGLSLLAPLAALLALHLHRRAWRPPGAPKPPASGPPFKRSKLMHTPPWPRFEQHLGGGLCGAVHPPVPSTPF, from the exons ATGAGGACGTGCGTGGGGGCTTGGGAGCCCGCCACCCTTCTGCTCCTGGGGCTTGTGCTTGGAGCCAGGGCTGTGCTGAACTGTGTCGGAAACACCTATCCCAACGGCCACAGGTGCTGCCAAGAGTGCCAGCCAG AGGACCTGGCCTGGCCTAAAAAGGGAGGTACGGGTCTGTGCAGCCCAGAGGAGCGGCCGGCTGCGTGCCCACAGGCCGGCCTGGGTCAGCCTGCCAATGTGCCGAGCTCTGCTGCAGGCAGTGGGATGGTGAGCCGCTGTGAAGGACCCAGGGACACCGTGTGCCTCCCCTGCGGCCCCGACTCCTACAACGAGGCGGTCAACTACGAGGCCTGCAAGCCCTGCACACAGTGCAACCAGA CCTgggcaggcccagcctcctccacaGCCCCACCTGCACCCCCAGGAAGTGGGAGTGAGCTCAAGAAGAAGTGCACGCCCACGCAGGACACCGTCTGCAGCTGCAGGCCGGGCACTCAGCCCCTGGGTGGCTTTAAGCATGGAGTCG ACTGTGCCCCCTGCCCTCCTGGCTACTTCTCCCCAGGCGACAACAAGGCCTGCAGGCCCTGGACCAA CTGCACCTCGACTGGGAGGCGCACCCTACAGCCAGGCAGCAGGAGCTCAGACACCCTCTGCGAGAACAGGACTTCCCCCGGAACACTGCCCTGGGAGACCCAGGGCCCCACAGCCAGGCCCACCACTGCCCCGGCCACTGTAGCCCTGCCCGGGACTTCTCTAGGGCCCTCCACACCCCCCTCAGAGGCCCCCAGGG GTCTCCCGCTGGCTGCTGTCCTGGGCCTGGGCTTAAGCCTCCTGGCCCCTCTGGCTGCCCTACTGGCCCTGCACCTGCACAGAAGGGCCTGGAGGCCACCCGGTGCCCCCAAGCCTCCCG CTTCCGGACCCCCATTCAAGAGGAGCAAGCTGATGCACACTCCACCCTGGCCAAGATTTGAGCAGCATCTTGGGGGTGGGCTTTGTGGGGCAGTCCACCCACCAGTACCCTCCACACCGTTCTAG
- the Tnfrsf4 gene encoding tumor necrosis factor receptor superfamily member 4 isoform X11, translating into MRTCVGAWEPATLLLLGLVLGARAVLNCVGNTYPNGHRCCQECQPEDLAWPKKGGTGLCSPEERPAACPQAGLGQPANVPSSAAGSGMVSRCEGPRDTVCLPCGPDSYNEAVNYEACKPCTQCNQTPPAPPGSGSELKKKCTPTQDTVCSCRPGTQPLGGFKHGVDCAPCPPGYFSPGDNKACRPWTNCTSTGRRTLQPGSRSSDTLCENRTSPGTLPWETQGPTARPTTAPATVALPGTSLGPSTPPSEAPRGLPLAAVLGLGLSLLAPLAALLALHLHRRAWRPPGAPKPPASGPPFKRSKLMHTPPWPRFEQHLGGGLCGAVHPPVPSTPF; encoded by the exons ATGAGGACGTGCGTGGGGGCTTGGGAGCCCGCCACCCTTCTGCTCCTGGGGCTTGTGCTTGGAGCCAGGGCTGTGCTGAACTGTGTCGGAAACACCTATCCCAACGGCCACAGGTGCTGCCAAGAGTGCCAGCCAG AGGACCTGGCCTGGCCTAAAAAGGGAGGTACGGGTCTGTGCAGCCCAGAGGAGCGGCCGGCTGCGTGCCCACAGGCCGGCCTGGGTCAGCCTGCCAATGTGCCGAGCTCTGCTGCAGGCAGTGGGATGGTGAGCCGCTGTGAAGGACCCAGGGACACCGTGTGCCTCCCCTGCGGCCCCGACTCCTACAACGAGGCGGTCAACTACGAGGCCTGCAAGCCCTGCACACAGTGCAACCAGA CCCCACCTGCACCCCCAGGAAGTGGGAGTGAGCTCAAGAAGAAGTGCACGCCCACGCAGGACACCGTCTGCAGCTGCAGGCCGGGCACTCAGCCCCTGGGTGGCTTTAAGCATGGAGTCG ACTGTGCCCCCTGCCCTCCTGGCTACTTCTCCCCAGGCGACAACAAGGCCTGCAGGCCCTGGACCAA CTGCACCTCGACTGGGAGGCGCACCCTACAGCCAGGCAGCAGGAGCTCAGACACCCTCTGCGAGAACAGGACTTCCCCCGGAACACTGCCCTGGGAGACCCAGGGCCCCACAGCCAGGCCCACCACTGCCCCGGCCACTGTAGCCCTGCCCGGGACTTCTCTAGGGCCCTCCACACCCCCCTCAGAGGCCCCCAGGG GTCTCCCGCTGGCTGCTGTCCTGGGCCTGGGCTTAAGCCTCCTGGCCCCTCTGGCTGCCCTACTGGCCCTGCACCTGCACAGAAGGGCCTGGAGGCCACCCGGTGCCCCCAAGCCTCCCG CTTCCGGACCCCCATTCAAGAGGAGCAAGCTGATGCACACTCCACCCTGGCCAAGATTTGAGCAGCATCTTGGGGGTGGGCTTTGTGGGGCAGTCCACCCACCAGTACCCTCCACACCGTTCTAG
- the Tnfrsf4 gene encoding tumor necrosis factor receptor superfamily member 4 isoform X16 produces MRTCVGAWEPATLLLLGLVLGARAVLNCVGNTYPNGHRCCQECQPGSGMVSRCEGPRDTVCLPCGPDSYNEAVNYEACKPCTQCNQRSGSELKKKCTPTQDTVCSCRPGTQPLGGFKHGVDCAPCPPGYFSPGDNKACRPWTNCTSTGRRTLQPGSRSSDTLCENRTSPGTLPWETQGPTARPTTAPATVALPGTSLGPSTPPSEAPRGLPLAAVLGLGLSLLAPLAALLALHLHRRAWRPPGAPKPPGGNSFRTPIQEEQADAHSTLAKI; encoded by the exons ATGAGGACGTGCGTGGGGGCTTGGGAGCCCGCCACCCTTCTGCTCCTGGGGCTTGTGCTTGGAGCCAGGGCTGTGCTGAACTGTGTCGGAAACACCTATCCCAACGGCCACAGGTGCTGCCAAGAGTGCCAGCCAG GCAGTGGGATGGTGAGCCGCTGTGAAGGACCCAGGGACACCGTGTGCCTCCCCTGCGGCCCCGACTCCTACAACGAGGCGGTCAACTACGAGGCCTGCAAGCCCTGCACACAGTGCAACCAGA GAAGTGGGAGTGAGCTCAAGAAGAAGTGCACGCCCACGCAGGACACCGTCTGCAGCTGCAGGCCGGGCACTCAGCCCCTGGGTGGCTTTAAGCATGGAGTCG ACTGTGCCCCCTGCCCTCCTGGCTACTTCTCCCCAGGCGACAACAAGGCCTGCAGGCCCTGGACCAA CTGCACCTCGACTGGGAGGCGCACCCTACAGCCAGGCAGCAGGAGCTCAGACACCCTCTGCGAGAACAGGACTTCCCCCGGAACACTGCCCTGGGAGACCCAGGGCCCCACAGCCAGGCCCACCACTGCCCCGGCCACTGTAGCCCTGCCCGGGACTTCTCTAGGGCCCTCCACACCCCCCTCAGAGGCCCCCAGGG GTCTCCCGCTGGCTGCTGTCCTGGGCCTGGGCTTAAGCCTCCTGGCCCCTCTGGCTGCCCTACTGGCCCTGCACCTGCACAGAAGGGCCTGGAGGCCACCCGGTGCCCCCAAGCCTCCCG GGGGAAACAGCTTCCGGACCCCCATTCAAGAGGAGCAAGCTGATGCACACTCCACCCTGGCCAAGATTTGA
- the Tnfrsf4 gene encoding tumor necrosis factor receptor superfamily member 4 isoform X10 — protein MRTCVGAWEPATLLLLGLVLGARAVLNCVGNTYPNGHRCCQECQPEDLAWPKKGGTGLCSPEERPAACPQAGLGQPANVPSSAAGSGMVSRCEGPRDTVCLPCGPDSYNEAVNYEACKPCTQCNQRSGSELKKKCTPTQDTVCSCRPGTQPLGGFKHGVGLTCVVFAADCAPCPPGYFSPGDNKACRPWTNCTSTGRRTLQPGSRSSDTLCENRTSPGTLPWETQGPTARPTTAPATVALPGTSLGPSTPPSEAPRGLPLAAVLGLGLSLLAPLAALLALHLHRRAWRPPGAPKPPASGPPFKRSKLMHTPPWPRFEQHLGGGLCGAVHPPVPSTPF, from the exons ATGAGGACGTGCGTGGGGGCTTGGGAGCCCGCCACCCTTCTGCTCCTGGGGCTTGTGCTTGGAGCCAGGGCTGTGCTGAACTGTGTCGGAAACACCTATCCCAACGGCCACAGGTGCTGCCAAGAGTGCCAGCCAG AGGACCTGGCCTGGCCTAAAAAGGGAGGTACGGGTCTGTGCAGCCCAGAGGAGCGGCCGGCTGCGTGCCCACAGGCCGGCCTGGGTCAGCCTGCCAATGTGCCGAGCTCTGCTGCAGGCAGTGGGATGGTGAGCCGCTGTGAAGGACCCAGGGACACCGTGTGCCTCCCCTGCGGCCCCGACTCCTACAACGAGGCGGTCAACTACGAGGCCTGCAAGCCCTGCACACAGTGCAACCAGA GAAGTGGGAGTGAGCTCAAGAAGAAGTGCACGCCCACGCAGGACACCGTCTGCAGCTGCAGGCCGGGCACTCAGCCCCTGGGTGGCTTTAAGCATGGAGTCG GGCTCACCTGCGTAGTCTTTGCTGCAGACTGTGCCCCCTGCCCTCCTGGCTACTTCTCCCCAGGCGACAACAAGGCCTGCAGGCCCTGGACCAA CTGCACCTCGACTGGGAGGCGCACCCTACAGCCAGGCAGCAGGAGCTCAGACACCCTCTGCGAGAACAGGACTTCCCCCGGAACACTGCCCTGGGAGACCCAGGGCCCCACAGCCAGGCCCACCACTGCCCCGGCCACTGTAGCCCTGCCCGGGACTTCTCTAGGGCCCTCCACACCCCCCTCAGAGGCCCCCAGGG GTCTCCCGCTGGCTGCTGTCCTGGGCCTGGGCTTAAGCCTCCTGGCCCCTCTGGCTGCCCTACTGGCCCTGCACCTGCACAGAAGGGCCTGGAGGCCACCCGGTGCCCCCAAGCCTCCCG CTTCCGGACCCCCATTCAAGAGGAGCAAGCTGATGCACACTCCACCCTGGCCAAGATTTGAGCAGCATCTTGGGGGTGGGCTTTGTGGGGCAGTCCACCCACCAGTACCCTCCACACCGTTCTAG